One genomic window of Actinoplanes lobatus includes the following:
- a CDS encoding eCIS core domain-containing protein — MSATRATPDRRSKQDDRRRRRGRNTSTPSPRNIVSGAGQPLDLSVRRAAEERLGYDFGQVRLHTDRDADALTGLLGADAVAVGRDVFFRAGAYQPGTTGGQRLLVHELLHTVQEPYGAGALRAGRAAGAVSLPAEPAEQAAERAARESVEPSGAAAVELSGAAAVDAEAPLPAWMRYATVTADQMRVERLDPATLPDRLAATIVRSLRGDPADWSHRTRTQLARLPEELVEPVLDRLENRLLGPEYERVLDLIDEVDGEIPEPEAHAAPLPEPDSAEDLRYARELDRRRADEQREASGRPEPAPGPEKEQYGTPGGPALTPGPFPAARPNPAARPDSGGRHDPAARADTGNRSDSGARQEPASGFPSSSGLSGSAAKGESASAAQSGSAASREKAAAEKSGGETAQREVPVASAEGSAARNRPEAAQARAAGRQVRPEERFEPGRTAGTPATVGKDTQMSSAVGTLDPLRNQDLPELRETEPESPPPTNWSEVEVGGGPSSAWDVSLRPDDFLPAQDPDVSAIPTVDMMDPASSVEPSMPSFPAAPITRADRVQAEREAEDAEEEQAEAELAEPEPLLADDQSGPDVVGPALSLSDLVAGIPSATGVALRDPASGADPRSGPVDAQTTVQEVAGRSEGGTRETEPAAKEAKGTSAAGDNVAAAPEKASQQAVGGQATAPATESSSRSAGGPAAEPGTTSEPSTAPAAGTGSPSSARPAVPEMSSREPAPTPPAPDAPALATDPASREAAPGAAPPSVRAENAGGGSAGGGSAGASGGGGGGGSAAAPVKRKDESAPAPDLSTASPEGGLATAATLKPHRALEAMGGVGRAADRNVGDEHKNLATAPPAMQRPAGAPQTLSGPPKADTAVRYSTDPAQRSTAPESGKAEVTGAQEPAGPIEAEQAEEPGGWDTFKMALGFGIGKVASWLGFEVDAQELAAKFAGLPTRDEALKQAMAGNAPGVQMSGAAGQTSADQGAAVDDKGRQTVSAAREDAGRGMGEDQVYPDVPPETMEAAVPGRPGGAPVPAVGAPTGAVPAEAASKVAEHDNGPRIQTAFQQGGQGMAQGRQDRDRGFRDSQARHRAEVTAEVATNTENQAGVRGGALDDVNSQRAAWRTDQDRELSKLGTKKADRQAKVRKDVQDREKKADDDVTTEKDNSDKRIRAEATRAEQDAERQRDSAVQNSGNWVAKAFEWLKQKVIEIKNAIVRVIRAARDAVVGFIKNFKSTVERWINEARTFIVDAITKLITELIEFAKAMVQAVIELANRIRRLITDLIKAAIALVNRLAAMLKQIIKDLLDALGKLLAEILRILLKALMDVIKAVVDAVKQVLAAASQLLGALGKFMFIAIDFLSDPGGWLGGARNSAVDGAKNHLFREVKSAVKAWFQQKVEEILGVGRAVIDVLVKGGFTLEKIVKETWDAILPMLPVIIGEIVITKVIAKLIPGAGWVMAVIDAIRTAIGSLGAILRAAGAVLSWLLAVRQGSAGILFAKAVAAGIVALLELAYEALVSGIGKYVAKVGKRLKAVAQRLARGKKRDTPGAPGDGGRPGRAPDRPTTGTRGADTPRAAPRGGLPGRPAATPRPRPAAGPRPDRRPPAGPGPRSTGAPDRPGSRSAGAPDRPGTRSTGAPDRPGARPAGAPDRPGTSPSGTSDRPGTSPAGAADRPSAALPAGSTPAPARSPGRVPPATAKNRDGTPRTAADQRPDTRPTPPPRPRPEAKAPAKPSPGPKDADPAKPKNTDPDRPRDTDPSRSKPDGTGAPKPGRDGDRPGGPRDRRDADRPDRDPSSRPSPERSHSPDRKDRERKKDEESKDERLRRIVARIQPKVRRLVDRGVLGRPLRAALSGLRLWYRLTGLDTAGQPDFGITAVLNPRRDVQRGWVLTGSDLRRLVTEVSEEMLQRPDVQDAARRMRITMAVAGVNAEEQALEIAESRDIPGAVRYLQNRGTGLELARPGGPSRVAGPHRPREGRGRQPGAMETYRVGPDRDPVSEENRVGATNALTQGVGTYPEIFRVIQRMRHGDRAIAHALRQYSRTRRFPGGFDADQREFLRALHWLIFVRESVRDRANLGFAPMMVRLIERGQLSWEEAFVQFEARESGRRGGRGSFPMSMRLAASASRGIAARIRSRRRRPSNALLNRRELARRQFELSERWMRAVTNGQGIYGPTASQAIQNGREQVQRFMLRYYGLD, encoded by the coding sequence ATGAGCGCCACCCGCGCCACACCGGACCGGCGGTCGAAACAGGACGACCGGCGCCGCCGGCGTGGCCGGAACACGTCGACACCGTCGCCCAGGAACATCGTCAGCGGGGCCGGGCAGCCACTCGACCTCAGCGTGCGCCGGGCCGCCGAGGAGCGGCTCGGGTACGACTTCGGGCAGGTCAGGCTGCACACCGACCGGGACGCCGACGCGCTCACCGGGCTGCTCGGCGCGGACGCGGTCGCCGTCGGACGGGACGTCTTCTTCCGGGCCGGCGCCTACCAGCCGGGCACCACCGGCGGGCAGCGGCTGCTCGTCCACGAACTGCTGCACACCGTGCAGGAGCCGTACGGGGCCGGGGCGTTGCGGGCCGGGCGTGCGGCCGGGGCGGTGAGCCTGCCCGCGGAACCCGCCGAACAGGCCGCCGAACGCGCCGCGCGGGAGTCCGTGGAGCCGTCCGGCGCGGCGGCCGTGGAGCTGTCCGGCGCGGCGGCCGTCGACGCGGAGGCGCCGCTGCCCGCCTGGATGCGGTACGCGACGGTCACCGCCGACCAGATGCGGGTCGAGCGCCTGGATCCGGCCACCCTGCCGGACCGGTTGGCGGCGACCATCGTGCGGTCCCTGCGCGGGGACCCCGCCGACTGGTCGCATCGGACCCGCACCCAGTTGGCGCGGTTGCCGGAGGAACTCGTCGAGCCGGTCCTCGACCGGCTGGAGAACCGGTTGCTCGGCCCGGAGTACGAGCGGGTCCTCGACCTGATCGACGAGGTCGACGGCGAGATCCCGGAGCCGGAGGCGCACGCCGCGCCGCTGCCCGAGCCCGACTCGGCCGAGGATCTCCGGTACGCCCGTGAGCTGGACCGGCGGCGTGCCGATGAGCAGCGGGAGGCCTCGGGACGGCCGGAGCCCGCGCCCGGTCCGGAGAAGGAGCAGTACGGGACGCCCGGCGGGCCAGCCCTCACGCCCGGGCCGTTTCCCGCTGCCCGACCGAATCCGGCCGCCCGGCCGGATTCCGGTGGGCGACACGATCCTGCCGCCCGTGCTGATACCGGCAACCGGTCGGATTCCGGTGCCCGGCAGGAACCCGCCTCTGGCTTTCCCAGTTCCTCTGGCTTGTCCGGGTCCGCGGCGAAGGGCGAGTCCGCGTCGGCTGCTCAGAGTGGATCCGCGGCCTCGCGGGAGAAGGCCGCCGCCGAGAAATCCGGTGGGGAGACGGCGCAGCGGGAGGTGCCCGTCGCCAGTGCTGAGGGGTCGGCGGCCAGGAACCGGCCCGAGGCCGCCCAGGCCCGGGCCGCGGGGAGGCAGGTGCGGCCGGAGGAACGGTTCGAACCGGGGCGGACGGCCGGCACACCGGCGACCGTGGGCAAGGACACCCAGATGTCGTCGGCGGTGGGGACACTCGATCCGCTCCGCAACCAGGACCTGCCGGAGCTGCGGGAGACGGAACCCGAATCGCCGCCGCCGACCAACTGGTCCGAGGTGGAGGTCGGTGGCGGGCCGTCCAGCGCCTGGGATGTCAGCCTGCGACCGGACGACTTCCTGCCGGCTCAGGACCCGGACGTGTCCGCGATCCCGACCGTCGACATGATGGATCCGGCGTCGAGCGTCGAGCCGTCGATGCCGTCGTTCCCGGCAGCGCCGATCACCCGTGCCGACCGGGTGCAGGCCGAGCGGGAGGCGGAGGACGCCGAGGAGGAGCAGGCCGAAGCGGAGTTGGCGGAGCCGGAGCCGCTTCTTGCCGACGATCAGTCCGGGCCGGACGTGGTGGGGCCGGCTCTGTCGCTTTCGGACCTGGTCGCCGGGATACCGTCCGCGACCGGTGTCGCCCTGCGGGACCCGGCGAGTGGCGCCGACCCGAGGAGCGGGCCGGTCGACGCGCAGACCACCGTGCAGGAGGTGGCCGGGCGTTCCGAGGGCGGCACTCGCGAGACTGAGCCGGCCGCGAAAGAGGCGAAAGGTACGTCCGCTGCGGGTGACAACGTCGCGGCGGCGCCCGAGAAGGCAAGCCAGCAGGCGGTCGGTGGGCAGGCGACCGCACCGGCCACGGAGTCCTCCAGCCGGTCGGCCGGCGGCCCGGCCGCTGAACCCGGGACGACAAGCGAGCCGTCGACAGCACCCGCCGCCGGGACGGGGTCGCCGTCGAGCGCGCGGCCCGCCGTACCGGAAATGTCTTCTCGTGAGCCCGCGCCGACCCCGCCCGCGCCCGATGCACCTGCCTTGGCCACCGATCCGGCCTCGCGGGAAGCGGCGCCTGGCGCCGCCCCGCCATCAGTGCGCGCCGAAAACGCTGGCGGCGGGAGCGCTGGCGGCGGGAGCGCGGGCGCCAGTGGTGGAGGCGGCGGAGGCGGGAGCGCGGCCGCCCCCGTCAAGCGCAAGGACGAATCCGCGCCCGCCCCGGACCTGTCCACCGCATCCCCCGAAGGGGGCCTGGCCACCGCCGCCACGCTGAAACCGCACCGCGCCCTGGAAGCGATGGGCGGGGTGGGCCGCGCCGCCGACCGCAATGTCGGCGACGAGCACAAGAATCTGGCCACCGCCCCGCCCGCCATGCAACGCCCGGCCGGCGCACCGCAGACGCTGTCCGGCCCGCCGAAGGCCGACACGGCGGTGCGGTACTCGACGGATCCGGCCCAGCGTTCCACCGCGCCGGAGAGTGGGAAAGCCGAGGTCACCGGCGCGCAGGAGCCGGCCGGGCCGATCGAGGCGGAGCAGGCCGAGGAGCCGGGCGGCTGGGACACCTTCAAGATGGCGCTGGGTTTCGGCATCGGCAAGGTCGCCTCGTGGCTGGGTTTTGAGGTGGACGCCCAGGAACTGGCCGCCAAGTTCGCCGGGCTGCCCACCAGGGACGAGGCGCTCAAGCAGGCGATGGCCGGGAACGCGCCGGGCGTACAGATGAGCGGCGCGGCCGGGCAGACGTCGGCCGACCAGGGCGCCGCCGTCGACGACAAGGGCCGGCAGACGGTGAGCGCCGCCCGCGAGGACGCCGGCCGGGGGATGGGCGAGGACCAGGTCTACCCGGACGTGCCGCCGGAGACGATGGAGGCGGCGGTGCCGGGCCGGCCGGGTGGCGCCCCGGTTCCGGCCGTCGGCGCGCCGACCGGTGCGGTGCCCGCCGAGGCGGCGTCCAAGGTGGCCGAACATGACAACGGCCCCCGGATCCAGACAGCGTTCCAGCAGGGCGGTCAGGGCATGGCGCAGGGCCGCCAGGACCGGGACCGTGGTTTCCGCGACTCGCAGGCACGCCACCGGGCCGAGGTCACCGCCGAGGTCGCGACCAACACCGAAAACCAGGCGGGGGTACGGGGTGGCGCGCTCGACGACGTGAATTCGCAGCGTGCCGCCTGGCGTACCGATCAGGACCGGGAGCTGTCGAAACTCGGCACGAAGAAGGCGGACCGGCAGGCGAAGGTCCGTAAGGACGTGCAGGACCGGGAGAAGAAGGCCGACGACGACGTCACCACCGAGAAGGACAACAGCGACAAGAGGATCCGTGCCGAGGCGACCCGGGCGGAGCAGGACGCCGAGCGGCAGCGCGACTCCGCCGTACAGAACTCGGGCAACTGGGTGGCCAAGGCCTTCGAATGGCTGAAACAGAAGGTCATCGAGATCAAGAACGCGATCGTACGGGTGATCCGGGCGGCCCGGGACGCGGTCGTCGGCTTCATCAAGAACTTCAAGTCGACCGTCGAGCGGTGGATCAACGAGGCCCGCACGTTCATCGTCGACGCGATCACGAAGCTGATCACCGAGCTGATCGAGTTCGCCAAAGCCATGGTGCAGGCGGTCATCGAACTGGCCAACCGCATCCGGCGACTGATCACCGACCTGATCAAGGCGGCGATCGCCCTGGTCAACCGGCTCGCCGCGATGCTCAAGCAGATCATCAAGGATCTGCTCGACGCGCTCGGCAAACTGCTCGCCGAGATTCTGCGGATCCTGCTGAAAGCCCTGATGGACGTCATCAAGGCGGTCGTGGACGCGGTCAAGCAGGTCCTCGCGGCGGCCTCCCAGTTGCTGGGCGCGTTGGGCAAGTTCATGTTCATCGCCATCGACTTCCTGTCCGATCCCGGCGGCTGGCTGGGCGGCGCCAGGAATTCGGCCGTGGACGGTGCGAAGAACCACCTGTTCCGCGAGGTCAAGTCGGCGGTCAAGGCATGGTTCCAGCAGAAGGTCGAGGAGATCCTCGGCGTCGGCAGGGCGGTCATCGACGTACTGGTCAAGGGCGGTTTCACGCTCGAGAAGATCGTCAAGGAGACGTGGGACGCGATCCTGCCCATGCTCCCGGTCATCATCGGCGAGATCGTCATCACCAAGGTCATCGCCAAGCTGATCCCCGGCGCGGGCTGGGTGATGGCCGTCATCGACGCGATCCGGACGGCGATCGGCTCGCTGGGCGCGATCCTGCGGGCGGCCGGCGCGGTCCTGTCCTGGCTGCTGGCGGTCCGGCAGGGCAGCGCCGGGATTCTGTTCGCCAAGGCGGTCGCCGCCGGCATCGTGGCCCTGCTGGAACTGGCCTACGAGGCGCTGGTGAGCGGCATCGGCAAGTATGTCGCCAAGGTCGGCAAGCGCCTCAAGGCCGTCGCGCAGCGGCTGGCCAGGGGCAAGAAGCGCGACACGCCGGGCGCTCCGGGCGACGGCGGCCGACCCGGCCGGGCACCGGATCGGCCCACCACCGGGACGCGGGGCGCCGATACCCCGCGTGCGGCGCCCCGGGGCGGCCTTCCTGGGCGGCCCGCCGCCACGCCGAGGCCCCGTCCCGCCGCCGGGCCGAGACCCGACCGGCGGCCCCCGGCCGGCCCGGGACCCCGATCGACGGGTGCCCCGGATCGCCCCGGTAGCCGGTCGGCCGGTGCTCCGGACCGGCCCGGAACCCGATCCACCGGTGCTCCGGACCGTCCCGGGGCAAGGCCCGCCGGTGCTCCGGATCGGCCGGGGACGAGTCCTTCCGGAACCTCGGATCGGCCCGGAACCAGCCCGGCCGGCGCTGCGGACAGGCCGTCGGCTGCTTTGCCAGCCGGGTCGACGCCGGCCCCTGCCAGGTCGCCGGGCCGGGTGCCGCCCGCCACCGCAAAGAACCGCGACGGCACTCCTAGGACCGCCGCGGATCAACGGCCGGACACCCGCCCCACCCCGCCGCCGAGACCGCGGCCCGAGGCGAAGGCCCCGGCGAAGCCGTCGCCGGGTCCGAAGGACGCCGACCCGGCGAAACCGAAGAACACCGACCCGGACCGCCCCAGGGACACCGATCCGTCCCGGTCGAAGCCCGACGGCACGGGTGCCCCGAAACCGGGACGGGACGGCGACCGCCCGGGCGGCCCGCGTGACCGCCGGGATGCCGATCGACCGGACCGGGATCCGTCGTCCAGGCCCTCGCCGGAGCGGAGTCACTCGCCGGATCGCAAGGACCGGGAGCGAAAGAAGGACGAGGAGTCCAAGGACGAGCGGCTGCGCCGGATCGTGGCCCGGATCCAGCCGAAGGTGAGACGGCTCGTCGACCGGGGAGTGCTCGGCCGCCCGCTGCGGGCCGCGCTCTCCGGGTTGCGCCTGTGGTACCGCCTCACCGGCCTGGACACCGCCGGGCAGCCCGACTTCGGGATCACGGCGGTGCTGAATCCGCGGCGGGATGTCCAGCGCGGATGGGTGCTCACCGGCTCCGATCTGCGCCGGCTGGTCACCGAGGTGTCCGAGGAGATGCTCCAGCGGCCGGACGTGCAGGACGCGGCGCGGAGGATGCGCATCACCATGGCGGTGGCCGGGGTCAATGCCGAGGAGCAAGCACTGGAGATCGCGGAGTCCCGCGACATCCCGGGCGCGGTCCGGTACCTGCAGAACCGGGGAACCGGCTTGGAGCTGGCCCGCCCGGGCGGGCCGAGCCGGGTCGCCGGTCCGCACCGGCCGCGTGAGGGGCGTGGGCGACAGCCCGGAGCCATGGAGACGTACCGGGTCGGGCCCGACCGGGACCCGGTGTCCGAGGAGAACCGCGTGGGCGCCACGAATGCGCTGACGCAGGGAGTCGGCACCTATCCGGAGATATTCCGGGTGATCCAGCGTATGCGTCATGGGGACCGGGCCATCGCGCACGCGCTGCGGCAGTATTCGAGGACGAGGCGATTTCCGGGCGGATTCGACGCTGACCAGCGTGAGTTCCTGCGAGCCCTGCACTGGCTGATTTTCGTCCGCGAATCGGTGCGCGACCGGGCGAATCTCGGATTCGCGCCGATGATGGTGCGGCTCATCGAGCGAGGTCAGCTCAGCTGGGAGGAGGCCTTCGTCCAGTTCGAGGCCAGGGAGAGCGGCCGGAGGGGTGGCCGGGGGTCCTTCCCGATGTCGATGCGGCTGGCGGCAAGCGCTTCGCGTGGCATCGCGGCCCGGATCCGGAGCCGGCGGCGCAGGCCGAGCAACGCGTTGCTCAATCGGAGGGAGCTGGCGCGCAGGCAATTCGAGTTGAGTGAACGGTGGATGCGTGCTGTCACCAATGGACAGGGGATTTACGGTCCCACCGCATCGCAGGCCATTCAGAACGGGCGTGAGCAGGTGCAGCGCTTCATGCTGAGATACTACGGTCTCGACTAG
- a CDS encoding HEAT repeat domain-containing protein, whose product MVFKNVDAELEVDQISFDDGWDMLQVEDPASDTFVNVWATADGSVEIHLVKDPMVGLDYLTLYGDDVADVQLDIEERSSFWSTGEALREIGRATDRDDRLRAVYTAALSATDAESDAVAEAFRTVSRDDDPGIRLSVVVATGYLQTPGLVEIVAGLAADDPHDTVRENARILLEGIERERGGGW is encoded by the coding sequence ATGGTGTTCAAGAATGTGGACGCCGAACTGGAGGTCGACCAGATCTCCTTCGATGACGGTTGGGACATGCTCCAGGTCGAGGACCCCGCCTCGGACACGTTCGTCAACGTCTGGGCGACCGCGGACGGCTCCGTCGAGATCCATCTCGTCAAGGACCCGATGGTGGGCCTGGACTATCTGACCCTGTACGGCGACGACGTGGCGGACGTCCAGCTCGACATCGAGGAACGGTCGTCCTTCTGGTCCACCGGGGAAGCGCTGCGGGAGATCGGGCGGGCCACCGACCGCGACGACCGGCTGCGGGCCGTCTACACGGCGGCGCTGTCCGCCACCGACGCCGAGAGCGACGCCGTGGCGGAGGCGTTCCGCACGGTCAGCCGGGACGACGATCCCGGGATCCGGCTGTCGGTGGTGGTCGCGACGGGTTATCTCCAGACCCCCGGCCTCGTGGAGATCGTCGCCGGGCTGGCCGCCGACGATCCGCACGACACCGTCCGGGAGAACGCCCGGATCCTGCTGGAGGGGATCGAACGAGAACGTGGAGGTGGGTGGTAG
- a CDS encoding LysM domain-containing protein, translating to MPEPYPNVYDGIPGAAPYPRTSRYAAVEIAVHTRPDGQEIRYARHRLLPPLPDGDHTGVHTVTAGERPDLLGRRFYGDPEQWWRIADANPVLDPRELTAEPGRAIGVPERGFDLG from the coding sequence GTGCCCGAGCCCTACCCGAACGTCTACGACGGGATTCCCGGCGCCGCACCCTACCCGCGGACCAGCCGCTACGCCGCTGTCGAGATCGCGGTGCACACCCGGCCGGACGGCCAGGAGATCCGGTACGCCCGGCACCGGCTGCTGCCACCGCTGCCTGACGGCGACCACACAGGCGTCCACACGGTCACCGCCGGGGAACGGCCCGACCTGCTGGGACGGCGTTTCTACGGCGACCCGGAGCAGTGGTGGCGGATCGCCGACGCCAATCCGGTGCTCGACCCGCGTGAGCTGACCGCCGAGCCGGGCCGCGCGATCGGCGTACCGGAACGGGGTTTTGATCTTGGCTGA
- a CDS encoding phage baseplate assembly protein V, with amino-acid sequence MPEPSNRFLGKYRGRVVDNADPRRIARLRAEVPDVLGREWSTWALPCLPFTGEGFGHFSMPAVGAGVWIEFEQGDPSHPIWSGTWYGDAAELPPDARTAQEAEPPTQPVVIQTRAGHKVVVSDTAGGGILLRAGGASVRIDGGGVRLEDGLGGVLTVSGGRVDVNGQIFPGRA; translated from the coding sequence ATGCCGGAACCGAGCAACCGTTTCCTCGGCAAGTACCGGGGCCGGGTCGTCGACAACGCCGACCCCCGGCGCATCGCCCGGCTGCGGGCCGAGGTGCCCGACGTGCTGGGCCGGGAGTGGTCCACCTGGGCGCTGCCGTGCCTGCCGTTCACCGGTGAGGGGTTCGGGCATTTCAGCATGCCGGCGGTCGGCGCCGGTGTCTGGATCGAGTTCGAACAGGGCGATCCCAGCCACCCGATCTGGTCCGGCACCTGGTACGGCGACGCCGCCGAACTGCCGCCGGACGCCCGTACCGCCCAGGAGGCCGAACCACCCACCCAGCCGGTCGTCATCCAGACCCGGGCCGGCCACAAGGTGGTCGTCTCCGACACCGCCGGTGGCGGAATCCTGTTGCGGGCCGGCGGAGCGTCGGTGCGGATCGACGGCGGCGGCGTCCGTCTCGAGGACGGCCTCGGCGGCGTGCTCACGGTCTCCGGCGGCCGGGTCGACGTGAATGGCCAGATCTTCCCGGGGAGGGCCTGA
- a CDS encoding GPW/gp25 family protein → MRIDIAVPFRFGARGRTATATHDEHARDLIEQLLFTSPGERVMRPDFGCGLLDLVFAPTAPELVAALELSVRASLQRLLGDLVEVRALDMSVTGGIVRVELHYTVRRTGSERKDVFEGRS, encoded by the coding sequence ATGCGCATCGACATCGCCGTCCCGTTCCGGTTCGGGGCCCGCGGCCGGACCGCCACGGCGACCCACGACGAGCACGCCCGCGACCTGATCGAGCAGCTGCTGTTCACCAGCCCGGGGGAGCGGGTGATGCGGCCCGACTTCGGCTGCGGCCTGCTCGACCTGGTGTTCGCCCCGACCGCCCCGGAGCTGGTCGCGGCGCTGGAGCTGTCGGTGCGGGCGAGCCTGCAACGCCTGCTCGGCGATCTGGTCGAGGTGCGGGCGCTGGACATGTCCGTCACCGGCGGCATCGTGCGGGTCGAGTTGCACTACACCGTGCGGCGGACCGGCAGCGAGCGCAAGGACGTCTTCGAGGGGCGATCATGA
- a CDS encoding putative baseplate assembly protein codes for MSDRRRAAIRVAGHNGVDEIEVSDDGLRLSVTFLGRAPADLGPGNIRIDGGRRVTGVTAVEVEVEHAGDPELDDRLHVTVDRAGDTSRYRLSIVETDAYGRPGTRPYPGFDQRYHGAGFRFRPQCAPPFEPPPPDRVRPPAPVIDYTARDYDTIRRLLLDRMALTVPAWVERGPADLGVALVELLAYTADQISYQQDAVATEAYLDTARHRVSVRRHAKLIDYPMHDGCNARTVVVVDVAEPVTLHPGEYRFAAADAHRGGVEHALIFEPLDRRPARLWPEHNAIRFWTWEGDEPTLLAGATAATLRDDDRCLRLRPGDVLVLEETRGHRQAVRLISVTPGTDRLRGQEIVEVTWADGDALTGPLDLCDSVARGNAILVDHGRTLPEPEPVSTPGPRSVTQAVPYPLPEHVRAGQAAHLAALPERARERLADLWRSAVDRNGLSDGEVDELTVLFDLPYAERTRLREDPAGTLRDLLAGNKRRLAGKLRRLEVLAARARAGTVLGDHIAEEIAQTWGDRYADGLRPGDPVLAGPVSALAGDPGRALPVLHGDWTPRRDLLDSGPRDRHVVGELTDDGRLLLRFNTPPPPGTRIGYRVGGGTAGNVGAEAITHLVMCRDDGERPAVTGVRNPLPAVGGTDPEPVDQVRRLAPLALRRERQRAITAADYAELASALPGVQRAAAEIRWTGSTAEAHVAIDARGSGVPSQRLLDEVADRLEAYRRIGHDLVVAPARPVPLDIVIEVCAAPGHQHGRILAELHRKLFAAFRPDALTFGDPVRVSRLTALAASVPGVRTARVTRLRRLSAPDSGELEAGLLRLGPLEIARCDNDPDRPENGRLETVLTDGGD; via the coding sequence ATGAGCGACCGTAGGCGCGCGGCGATCCGGGTGGCCGGCCACAACGGGGTCGACGAGATCGAGGTGAGCGACGACGGGCTGCGGCTCTCCGTCACGTTCCTGGGCCGGGCCCCGGCCGATCTGGGACCCGGCAACATCCGCATCGACGGTGGCCGCCGCGTCACCGGCGTCACCGCGGTCGAGGTGGAGGTGGAGCACGCCGGCGACCCGGAGCTGGACGACCGGCTGCACGTCACCGTGGACCGGGCCGGCGACACCTCCCGCTACCGGCTGTCGATCGTCGAGACCGACGCCTACGGGCGGCCGGGGACCAGGCCCTACCCGGGTTTCGACCAGCGCTATCACGGTGCCGGGTTCCGGTTCCGGCCACAGTGCGCGCCGCCGTTCGAGCCGCCACCGCCGGACCGGGTGCGCCCGCCCGCGCCGGTGATCGACTACACGGCACGCGACTACGACACGATCCGGCGGCTGCTGCTGGACCGGATGGCGCTGACCGTTCCGGCGTGGGTGGAGCGCGGTCCGGCCGATCTCGGTGTCGCCCTGGTCGAGTTGCTGGCCTACACCGCTGACCAGATCTCGTACCAGCAGGATGCGGTCGCCACCGAGGCGTACCTGGACACCGCCCGCCACCGGGTCTCGGTCCGCCGCCACGCCAAGCTGATCGACTACCCGATGCACGACGGCTGCAACGCCCGCACGGTCGTCGTCGTGGACGTCGCCGAGCCGGTCACCCTCCACCCGGGCGAGTACCGGTTCGCGGCCGCCGACGCGCACCGGGGAGGCGTCGAGCACGCCCTGATCTTCGAACCGCTCGACCGGCGGCCGGCGCGACTGTGGCCGGAGCACAACGCCATCCGGTTCTGGACGTGGGAGGGCGACGAGCCGACGCTGTTGGCCGGGGCCACCGCGGCGACGCTGCGCGACGACGACCGCTGTCTGCGGTTGCGGCCCGGCGACGTGCTGGTTCTCGAGGAGACCCGTGGCCACCGACAGGCGGTTCGGCTGATTTCCGTCACGCCCGGCACGGACCGGCTCCGCGGGCAGGAGATCGTGGAGGTGACCTGGGCGGACGGGGACGCTCTCACCGGACCGCTGGACCTCTGCGACAGTGTGGCACGGGGCAACGCGATCCTGGTCGATCACGGCCGCACCCTCCCTGAACCCGAGCCGGTCAGCACGCCGGGGCCACGGTCGGTGACGCAGGCCGTCCCGTACCCGCTTCCCGAGCACGTCCGCGCCGGCCAGGCCGCCCACCTGGCCGCACTTCCGGAGCGCGCCCGGGAACGGCTGGCCGACCTGTGGCGCAGCGCCGTCGACCGCAACGGGCTGTCCGACGGCGAGGTCGACGAGCTGACCGTCCTGTTCGACCTGCCCTACGCCGAGCGCACCCGGCTGCGCGAGGACCCGGCCGGCACGCTGCGCGACCTGCTGGCCGGGAACAAGCGCCGGCTGGCCGGGAAGCTGCGCCGGCTGGAGGTGCTGGCCGCCCGCGCCCGCGCCGGAACGGTCCTCGGCGACCACATCGCCGAGGAGATCGCCCAGACCTGGGGAGACCGGTACGCGGACGGGCTGCGCCCCGGCGACCCGGTGCTGGCCGGCCCGGTCAGCGCGCTGGCCGGCGACCCAGGACGGGCCCTGCCCGTCCTGCACGGCGACTGGACACCGCGCCGCGACCTGCTCGACAGCGGCCCTCGCGACCGCCATGTGGTCGGCGAGCTCACCGACGACGGCCGGCTCCTGCTGCGCTTCAACACCCCACCCCCGCCCGGTACGAGGATCGGCTACCGGGTCGGCGGCGGCACGGCCGGGAACGTCGGCGCCGAGGCGATCACCCACCTGGTCATGTGCCGCGACGACGGCGAAAGACCGGCGGTCACCGGCGTACGCAATCCGCTGCCCGCCGTCGGCGGCACCGACCCGGAACCGGTCGACCAGGTCCGCCGTCTCGCCCCGCTCGCCCTGCGCCGTGAGCGGCAGCGGGCGATCACCGCGGCCGACTACGCCGAGCTGGCCTCCGCGCTGCCTGGCGTGCAACGGGCGGCCGCCGAGATCCGGTGGACCGGCAGCACCGCCGAGGCGCACGTCGCCATCGACGCCCGTGGCAGTGGAGTCCCGTCCCAACGGCTTCTGGACGAGGTGGCGGACCGGCTTGAGGCGTACCGGCGGATCGGCCACGACCTGGTGGTCGCCCCGGCGCGCCCGGTCCCGCTGGACATCGTGATCGAGGTGTGCGCCGCCCCCGGCCACCAGCACGGCCGCATCCTCGCCGAACTGCACCGCAAACTGTTCGCCGCCTTCCGCCCGGACGCGCTCACCTTCGGCGACCCGGTACGGGTGAGCCGGCTGACCGCCCTGGCCGCGTCCGTGCCCGGGGTGCGCACCGCCCGGGTGACCCGGCTGCGGCGGCTGTCCGCCCCGGACTCCGGGGAACTCGAGGCCGGCCTGCTGCGCCTCGGCCCGCTGGAGATCGCGCGGTGCGACAACGATCCGGACCGGCCGGAGAACGGCCGCCTGGAGACAGTCCTGACCGACGGAGGCGACTGA